The segment AGTAGGTCGCATTACTAAAATTGCAGAAGACAACGATTATGTGTCTATTGCTCTTAATGAGAACAACGAAATCGTTCTTAAAAAAGACTTCATTACAGCAGTATTACCAAAAGGTACGCTGAAATCTCTATAAACAGCTAGAGGATCTTCTCTGTGCTAAACCGTTATCCGTTATGGAAGTACTTGATGGTGGTATTTGTTATTGCCGTCTCTGCTTTGTATGCACTTCCAAATATTTACGGTGAAGATCCAGCTATTCAAATTACAGGGGCGCGTGGCGCCTCTGTAGATCTGTCAACGCTGGATTCTGTCACTCAAGCGCTAGATAAAGCGCAGCTTTCTCATAAATCCATTGGTCTTGAAAATGGATCTATCCTTGTTCGATTTAATGACACAGATACTCAAATCAGCGCGCGCGATGTCGTAAGTGAAGCTCTGGGTAAAGACACGATTGTGGCATTAAACCTAGCAGCATCAACTCCTGATTGGCTTGAAGCAATAGGTGCAGCACCTATGAAGCTTGGTCTCGACCTTCGTGGTGGTGTTCACTTCCTGATGGAAGTAGACATGGATGCCGCGATGGAAAAACTGGTCAGTCAGCAAGAAGAAGCATTCCGCAGTGAACTGCGAGAAGACAAAATTCGCTACCGTGCAATTCGTCCTCTTAAAGATTCAGTAGAAGTGGTGTTACGTGATGCTGAGCAACTTGCTCAAGCAAAAGCCTCTTTAGAAGCAAAACACCGCGATATGACATTCATTGCTTCTGATGAAAGCAATCAATTCGTTCTCAAAGCGCAATTCTCTGAAACTCGTCTGCAAGAAATTCGTAACTACGCTGTTGAACAAAACATCAGCATCCTACGTAACCGTGTAAACGAACTGGGTGTTGCTGAACCGTTGGTACAACGTCAAGGTGCAACTCGCATCGTTGTTGAACTGCCAGGTGTTCAGGATACGGCTCGTGCGAAAGAGATTCTTGGTGCTACTGCGACACTTGAATTCCGTGAAGTGGATGACAAAGCAGATTTAGCAGCAGCGGCTGCGGGTCGTGTACCTGCAGGCAGCGAAGTTAAGTTTGACCGTGAAGGTCGCCCTGCAGTGCTTAAAAAGCGTGTCATTCTTGGTGGTTCAAGTATCACTGATGCAAGCTCAAGCACTGATGAATATGGTCGTCCTCAGGTAAACATCTCACTGGATAGTGAAGGTGGCGCGAAGATGTCAGCGTTCTCTAAAAAGAACATTGGCAAGCTGATGGCTACTGTGTTTGCTGAATACAAAGACAGCGGTCGTAAGACTCCAGAAGGTAAAGTTATCTTAGTTAAGCACGAAGAAGTGGTTAACCAAGCAACGATTCAATCTGCTCTAGGCCGTAGCTTCCGTATTACCGGTATCGATTCAGCG is part of the Vibrio diazotrophicus genome and harbors:
- the secD gene encoding protein translocase subunit SecD — translated: MLNRYPLWKYLMVVFVIAVSALYALPNIYGEDPAIQITGARGASVDLSTLDSVTQALDKAQLSHKSIGLENGSILVRFNDTDTQISARDVVSEALGKDTIVALNLAASTPDWLEAIGAAPMKLGLDLRGGVHFLMEVDMDAAMEKLVSQQEEAFRSELREDKIRYRAIRPLKDSVEVVLRDAEQLAQAKASLEAKHRDMTFIASDESNQFVLKAQFSETRLQEIRNYAVEQNISILRNRVNELGVAEPLVQRQGATRIVVELPGVQDTARAKEILGATATLEFREVDDKADLAAAAAGRVPAGSEVKFDREGRPAVLKKRVILGGSSITDASSSTDEYGRPQVNISLDSEGGAKMSAFSKKNIGKLMATVFAEYKDSGRKTPEGKVILVKHEEVVNQATIQSALGRSFRITGIDSAAEAHNLALLLRAGALIAPISIVEERTIGPSMGQQNIDMGIQACIWGMVAVMLFTLLYYRKFGLIANVALFANLVLIIGVMSMIPGATMTLPGIAGIVLTVGMAVDANVLIFERIREELRDGRNPQQAIHQGYANAFSTIADANITTLITAIILFAVGTGAIKGFAVTLSIGILTSMFTAIIGTRCIVNLLYGGKRINKLSI